In Bacteroidota bacterium, the following are encoded in one genomic region:
- a CDS encoding YdcF family protein gives MKIRIYLLIFSSLLIILLFTFWANYKIVKTSEPFIFENINDLPTIETGLLLGTSKYLNNGNVNQYFKNRIKATIELYKAGKIKYIIISGDNSRKDYNEPLDMKNELVNSGIPDSAIYLDYAGFRTFDSVIRAKKIFGQNKLISISQKFHNERTVFIARKNEIEAYGYNAKDVNAYMGFKTNLREFFARTKVFLDILINREPKFLGEKIQIGK, from the coding sequence ATGAAAATAAGAATTTATCTTTTAATTTTTTCTTCCCTTTTAATAATATTGCTTTTTACATTTTGGGCTAATTACAAAATCGTTAAGACGTCTGAACCTTTTATATTTGAAAACATAAATGATCTTCCAACAATTGAGACAGGTTTGTTGCTTGGGACAAGTAAGTATTTAAATAATGGAAATGTAAATCAATATTTCAAAAATCGAATTAAAGCAACAATCGAATTATACAAAGCTGGAAAAATTAAATACATTATTATAAGTGGCGACAATAGTAGAAAGGATTACAACGAACCACTTGATATGAAAAATGAATTAGTAAATAGTGGAATTCCTGACTCAGCAATTTATTTAGACTACGCAGGATTTAGAACTTTCGATTCTGTGATTAGAGCAAAGAAAATTTTTGGACAAAATAAATTAATTTCAATTTCTCAGAAATTTCATAATGAACGGACTGTTTTCATTGCAAGAAAGAATGAAATTGAGGCTTATGGCTACAATGCTAAAGACGTTAATGCATATATGGGTTTTAAGACAAACTTGAGAGAGTTTTTCGCGAGAACTAAAGTATTTTTAGACATTTTAATAAATAGAGAACCGAAATTTCTTGGTGAGAAAATACAAATAGGAAAGTAG
- a CDS encoding transposase, translated as MPSLKPDTNLYYSTYTNLNWLLVLKRDKHKQIIIDSLNYLSKNHRVIVYGFVIMPNHIHLIWQIINNDLPNVQRDFLKYTAQQIKFSLIETNDQLLDDLVVNAKDRKVQIWERNGLSFVLKEYTTAVQKLNYIHNNPIQEKWKLANTIEEYYFSSAAFYFKNETTFAFLRHLNEIK; from the coding sequence ATGCCTTCTCTAAAACCAGATACAAACTTATACTACTCTACCTACACAAATCTTAACTGGCTTCTTGTTCTTAAACGTGACAAACACAAACAAATAATAATTGACAGTTTAAATTACTTATCTAAGAACCATAGAGTAATTGTTTATGGTTTTGTTATTATGCCCAATCACATTCATCTAATTTGGCAGATAATCAATAATGATTTACCCAATGTTCAACGCGATTTTTTGAAATACACTGCGCAACAAATAAAATTTAGTCTTATTGAAACCAATGACCAACTGTTGGATGACCTAGTAGTAAATGCAAAGGATAGAAAAGTACAAATATGGGAACGTAATGGATTATCATTTGTGCTCAAAGAATATACAACGGCTGTTCAAAAGCTTAATTATATTCATAATAACCCTATTCAAGAGAAATGGAAGTTAGCTAATACCATTGAAGAATATTACTTTTCTAGTGCAGCTTTTTATTTTAAGAATGAAACTACATTTGCTTTCTTAAGGCATTTGAATGAGATAAAATGA
- a CDS encoding low specificity L-threonine aldolase, translating to MKGLASDNYAGVLPEMIEAIQEANVQHAKSYGYDIFTEQANNEFKKEFGTEDVTFVFNGTGANVLGIGTVTQTFNSILCADTSHMYVDESTAPETFTGCRLVPLKTNNAGKIEVETIQNALIRRGDEHHPQVKVLSIAQPAEYGTVYSLEELKAIGNLLKQNNIIFHMDGSRIFNAVASLGCSLKEMTKEVGVDILSVGGTKIGLLFGEAVVFFDRNLSKDLKFRQKQSMQLPSKMRFIAAQFHKLLKDKVWQKHATHANAMAQKLYSGTKNISHIQITKPVQANAVFAIIPRAWNQALIDSTPFYVWNEKTNEVRWMCSFDTTERDIDDFIGLLKRLSSIMPNNNNDK from the coding sequence ATGAAAGGCTTAGCAAGTGATAACTATGCAGGTGTTCTACCCGAAATGATAGAAGCTATACAAGAAGCAAATGTACAGCATGCTAAATCGTATGGCTACGACATTTTTACGGAGCAAGCAAACAATGAATTCAAAAAAGAATTTGGTACAGAGGATGTAACATTTGTCTTCAACGGCACTGGTGCCAATGTATTGGGCATAGGCACTGTTACGCAAACATTTAATTCTATTTTATGTGCCGATACTTCGCACATGTATGTAGATGAATCTACCGCCCCGGAAACCTTTACAGGTTGCAGATTGGTACCGTTAAAAACAAATAATGCAGGAAAAATTGAAGTAGAAACAATTCAAAATGCATTGATTAGAAGAGGCGATGAGCACCATCCTCAAGTAAAAGTATTGTCCATAGCCCAACCTGCCGAATACGGAACGGTTTATTCCTTAGAAGAGTTAAAAGCCATAGGTAATCTGCTAAAGCAGAACAACATTATTTTTCACATGGATGGCTCACGTATATTCAATGCTGTGGCCAGTTTGGGTTGTTCTTTAAAAGAAATGACCAAAGAAGTGGGGGTAGATATCCTTTCGGTAGGTGGTACAAAAATTGGGTTGCTTTTTGGTGAGGCTGTTGTATTCTTTGATAGAAACTTATCGAAGGATTTGAAATTCCGACAAAAGCAAAGCATGCAACTGCCATCGAAAATGAGGTTTATAGCAGCACAGTTTCACAAATTGCTAAAAGATAAGGTTTGGCAAAAACATGCTACACATGCCAATGCAATGGCACAGAAATTATACAGCGGAACAAAGAACATTTCCCACATTCAGATTACAAAGCCTGTTCAGGCGAATGCTGTATTTGCTATTATTCCAAGAGCATGGAACCAAGCACTAATCGACTCTACACCATTTTATGTTTGGAACGAAAAAACAAACGAAGTACGTTGGATGTGTTCCTTTGATACTACTGAAAGAGATATTGACGATTTTATTGGACTTCTAAAGAGGCTGAGCAGTATTATGCCAAATAACAATAATGATAAATGA